The Thermoplasmata archaeon DNA window TATGCGAGCTCGAGGGCCCGCGCGCGCGAGGAGATCGGTCGCTTCGCCGAAGTCTACGTGGCGACCCCCCTCGAGGTCTGCGAGGCGAGGGACGCGAAGGGCCTGTATCGACGGGCGCGGGCGGGCGAGATCCGCGGATTCACCGGCGTCGACGACCCCTACGAGCCTCCCGAGCGGGCGGAGATCCGCATCGACACCGTCGGGCGGAGCCCGGGCGAGTGCGCCCGCCAGGTCGCGGACGGGCTGGTCCGGCTCGGTTTCGTTCCCGCCGCCTGAGCCGAGCGGTCGACCGGTTCCCGCCGCAACGACCTTAGCCACCCGCCCGCTTGCGGCGGCGTGCCCTGGGAATATACGGACGACTACTACCGGGAGTACACCCGGACCACGTGGAACGAGGCCGCGGCCCAATACGCGGCGTTCATGGAGCACACCGCGCCCTTCCGCGCGGAGCTCGTGCGCCAGCTCGCGCCCGCGGCCGGCGAGGCGATCCTCGACCTCGGGACCGGCCTAGGCGAACCCGGCCTGACGATCGCCTCTGCGGTGGGTCCACGGGGGCGAGTGCTCGGCGTTGACCTTTCCGAGCGGATGATCGATCTCGCGACGCAGACCGCCCGGTCGCGCCGGATCGACAACATCGGGTTCCGGGCCATGGACTGCCTGGACCTCGACCTAGACGGCGGGGAGTTCGACGCGACGGTCAGCTCCTTCGGATTCCAGATCTTCACCGACCCGGACCGCGCGGCCGCCGAGACCCTGCGGGTCTTGCGTCCGGGCGGGCGGATCGCGGTGAGCGTCTGGAGCACCGGCGATCGCGTGCCGTTCCTGGACGCGATCGTCGCACCGATGCTGGCGCACGCCGAGCCCGACGAGAGCGGCTACCTCCCGACCCCCTACGAGACCGGCGGCCCCGGCGAGATGGTCGAGCTGCTGCACCGGGCCGGCTTCCGTGACGGCCACGAGCGCCGCGTCCAGCGCACCCTCCGATTTTCGGACCCCGGGAACTACCTCGACGTCGTGCTGAAGGGCACGCCGCTGGGCCACTCCCTTTCCGAGGAGTCGCCCGAGGTCCAGGCGGACGTGCTGAAGGCGACCCGCGAGAACCTCCGCCGAGCGCAGAACGATGAAGGCATCGAGCTCGGCGCGGAGGTGGTCCTCGTGACGGCCCTCAAGTAGCCGTCGCGCGTCCGGCGCCGCGCCTATCGGCGGCGCGAACGAGGCCCGCCGCGGCCCCGCTGGCTGCGCCGGTAGTCCGCCTCGAGGCTCCGACGGTACCTCGACCACTGCTGGCCGAGGTCGGCGCGCATCGAGGCCTGGGAGGGGTTCTTGCTGCCGAGCACGCGTGGCTCGCGAACTCCGCGCAGGTGGAAGGCGGTCCGCCCGTCGGGCAGCGCCTTCAGTCGGTAGTCGATCTCCCAGTTGCGGTAGTTCCCCGTCGCGCGGCCATGCCAGCTCCGAGGAGGGTGCAAGGTCACCGTCCAACGGCTCCACGACCAGCCATCGCGCGTCGACTCGAGGTCCTCGTAGACGACCCGCCGGGCCGACCGCTGCAGGATCCGCCGCTCACCGCCGTCGCCACTCAAGCGGTGATCGTCGGACCGATAATCGGTGCACCAGCGAAAGACGAACGCCGGCGGGGCCCGGAACACCGTCCGATACTCGTAGACCTGGGCTCGCGCCGCCGGCATCGGATCCTCGTACGGCCTCACTCGTGGATCGCCAAAAGCCTTCCGGCCCCGCGGCCGCGGGCGCTGCCACGTGACTCGAGCGGCGCGGCTAAGTATGGCAACCACATATGCATATGCGTATGTCGTCGAAGAACGTAGCGATCCAACGCACCATCTACGACGCGCTCGAACGGGAAAAGCGCCGCGGAGAGAGCTTCACCGAGCTGTTCGCTCGGCTGCTCCACCAGCCGGGCACTCTCGAGGAGCTGCGGGGGGCTTGGGGGGTCGGCGGCGCCGCCGAGGACCAGCGCCGTCTCGCCCGGCTGCGACGCACGGGCGGCGGAGGCGAGTCATGAAGGCGCTCGACACGTCGGTTCTCCTCGAGGTCCTGCACGACTCGGCCCGGGCCAAGGCGCTGCTGAAGAGCCTGCGCGGCGAGGAGCTGGCGACGACGGAGATCAACATGTTCGAACTCGAGGTCCTCGCGGGGGCCGGGGCACGGGCAAGCCGCCCGGGGCGGCGGAACGCGCTCGACCGGCTGCGTCAGCGGCTCACGGTGCTCCCCGTCACCGCCGAAGGGGTGCGGGAAGCCCGTCGGTTCCACCAGGGCGCCGGGTCCCTCGACTATCGCGCGCTGATCTGGGGGACCCTGGTCGCTGCCGGCTGCGGAGAGTTTCTGACGGCCCGACGCGGTGCGCCGCCGAGCAAGGGGTCGCCGTTCAAGCTGAGACTCGCCTGACATCGTTCTGAATGAGCTATTGTTACGCTATTACAGATGTTTAGAACCCATTCATTCGGTCTTCCCTGAGATCCGGACAGTCGCGCGCAGCCGGACTGGGCACGATCGGCCGATCTACGGCCCGGACCCCACCCTTTTCGAGCAAGTCGAGGTCCCGTTGGCCGAACTCCATTTCATGGCAGCTTAGAATCGGTATATTCGTTACTTTAGTTCCTGTAGCTCGAATCGAGCGCCACGTGGGCCCCACCCCACCCCGAGGGCCCGCGGCGATCTCTGACGGAGCGGCGTATAACTCCAGTTATGCGACATCCAGCCGGGGGTCCCTCACGAGCCGAGTCGAGGCCTCGCGCTGCCGACCATGCCCTGTCCACGGCCTGCCGACCTCCGATCGCGTGCAGATCGCCTGGGACATCCCCGACCCGGGTTCGCGCGGTCGTCCCGGCCCACATTGGCGTCCAGACCCCCACGCTTGCGGCAAATGGGAGGCAGAGTAATGTCATATCCGTTACAATAGCTATTGATGTCCATCATAATCGTGCCACATCGCCGATCCGCCACCGGTAGCGGCGTCGGACAACATCCCCGCCGCCCAACTCGAGTGAGCCGCGCGTCCCGCCCTCGTCCCGAGCGGCCATCGTTATCGATATATGAGTATGAATATGTAGCTCGTCCCCGAACTCGCCCCGCGAACTACGTCGCGGAGGATGCGCTCGACGCGCCTCGGGCCGACGGCCTCGCGAACAGCACGAGGACGGCTCCCGCGAGAGAGAAAGCGGCCGAGACCTCGAACGCGAGAGTTGCGGAGACGTAGGTCCACAGTCCGCCGGCGATGAGGGACCCGACGAGGATCGTGAACCCCTGCACCATTCCCAGCCAGCCGTAGGCGGGGCCGGCGAGCTCCGCGGGGACCTGTCGAGCGACCCAGGCGGACTCGACCACGCCCTGGAGACCGACCTGGATGCCCGCGAAGACGAAGGCCAGCAGCCCGAAGAGTAGACTGCTCGGTCCGGCCAGGCACAGGTCGACGAGGGCGAAGAGGCCGAAGGACAACGCGATCAGGGCAACCCCGGGCCGGCGGTCGGCCCACTGCCCGGCGGGGTAGGAGAGGCCCGTGAAGATGAGGTTGTACAGCAGGTAGAGGAGCAGCGAGGTGACGACCACGCTCGAGAGGGAACCCCCCGCGGACGGCAGGAGGTTCTCGCCGACCCGGAGCAGCGCGAGCAGGATGCTGAAGTACCCGAGCCCAAAGACGGCCTCGGCGACGAGGAAGCGCCGGAAGTGCGGTGGAAACGTGGTCCAGCCGACCCTGGGTCGCGCTGTGGCGGCCGGCGAGGAGGCCGCGGCCCGGTCCTTGACGATGACGAGGATGATGACCGTCGCGACGACGCCCGGTACGACCGAGAGCGCGAAGATCGTGCGGAATCCGCCGATCCCCCACCAGAGCACGAGGGCCACCGCGGTGATCGTCCCCAGGATGGCGCCGAGCGAGTCGAGCGCCTGCTCGAGCCCGAAGGCGATCCCCTGGTTCTCGCGGGTCGTCGCGTTCGCGACGATCGCGCTCTTGATCGGCTGACGGGAGCCGCGCCCCATCCACGCGGTCACCCGGAAGACCAGCACCTCCGGCCACACCGTGGCGATCGCGAGCAGGCCGTGCCCCACAGTGGTGGTGAGGTAGCCGTAGGAGCCGCGGACCTTGCGCCCTGCGCCCCGCGCCCAGCGCGAGCCCGCGACGCTCTGCACGCCGGCTTGGGCGAATTGCGCCGCGCCGTCGACGAGGCCGACGACGAAGGGGCTCGCGAGGAGGGTGAACGCGAGGAAGAAGGGGACGATCGGCAGGATCATCTCGTAGGACCAGTCGGCGAACAGGCTGGTGGTGGAGATCGCCCAGACGTCGGGAGCGATCCGGGACCTCGCCGGGCCCGACCCCGTGCTTCTGTTCGGTTCGGCGGACTCCGGAGGCGGCAAGATGGACGGATGCCCAGCGAGTCTCATGAACTTGCGGGCGCCCGAGGGCGGTCGTTGGCGATCGGAAGCGCCGTTCGATGCTCCGCCGTTGGGTAGGTCTATAACCACCGGTCGAGTTCGGATACTCCGGAGGTTCCGGTTTCACTCCGAAGCCCGGCAATGTTGGCAGCACCGGTGAAGGGCGGCAAGATCTGGATGGACGGCCAGTTGGTGAACGCCGAGGACGCCCGCGTCCACGTCCTCAACCACTCGCTGCACTACGGCGTCGCCGTTTTCGAGGGAATCCGGGCGTACGAGACGAGCGAGGGCGGCGCGATCTTCCGGCTCCGGGAGCACGTCAAGCGACTCGTGACCTCGGCGCGGGTCTACCACATGACGATCCCCTACTCCCCCGACGAGATCGAGCGCGCGATCCTGGAGACCCAGGGCGCGAACGGCATCCTGCCCTCCTACATCCGACCGCTCGTCTACCGCGGCGAGCCGGCGCTCGGTGTCAAGAACCTGCAGGGACGCGTCTCGCTGATGGTCGCCGCGATCCCGGCCAAGAAGTACCTCGGCGACCACTCCGAGACCGGGATCCGGGCAAAGATCTCACCGTTCCGCAAGCCCCACTCGGACGCGCTGCCGTCGTTCGCGAAGGCCGCGGGGAACTACATCAACAGCTACCTCGCCGGGGCGGATGCGATGAAGGACGGCTACGAGGAGGCCATCCTGCTCGACCAGAACGGCTACCTCGCGGAGGGGACCGGCGAGAACATCTTCCTCGTCCGGGACGGAAAGCTCTACACGCCCGGGCTGGAGTCCGACATCCTGCTCGGGATCACCCGG harbors:
- a CDS encoding branched-chain amino acid transaminase, producing the protein MLAAPVKGGKIWMDGQLVNAEDARVHVLNHSLHYGVAVFEGIRAYETSEGGAIFRLREHVKRLVTSARVYHMTIPYSPDEIERAILETQGANGILPSYIRPLVYRGEPALGVKNLQGRVSLMVAAIPAKKYLGDHSETGIRAKISPFRKPHSDALPSFAKAAGNYINSYLAGADAMKDGYEEAILLDQNGYLAEGTGENIFLVRDGKLYTPGLESDILLGITRDSVMQIAADLGYPVVEKLVSVNELLTADEAFFTGTYAEIAPIKEVGHYAIGARAPGPITAGIMASFARIVRGQEPKFAGWLSPVPASARTAPRVRK
- the cysC gene encoding adenylyl-sulfate kinase, which encodes MAEHRPGFCVWLTGLPCAGKTSIARQLAPVLSGRGLDVELLDGDEVRRQLSPDLGFDRASREVHADRVAYLAGVLVRHGVVPIVALISPYASSRARAREEIGRFAEVYVATPLEVCEARDAKGLYRRARAGEIRGFTGVDDPYEPPERAEIRIDTVGRSPGECARQVADGLVRLGFVPAA
- a CDS encoding PIN domain-containing protein, which codes for MKALDTSVLLEVLHDSARAKALLKSLRGEELATTEINMFELEVLAGAGARASRPGRRNALDRLRQRLTVLPVTAEGVREARRFHQGAGSLDYRALIWGTLVAAGCGEFLTARRGAPPSKGSPFKLRLA
- a CDS encoding antitoxin VapB family protein, translating into MSSKNVAIQRTIYDALEREKRRGESFTELFARLLHQPGTLEELRGAWGVGGAAEDQRRLARLRRTGGGGES
- a CDS encoding MFS transporter: MPPPESAEPNRSTGSGPARSRIAPDVWAISTTSLFADWSYEMILPIVPFFLAFTLLASPFVVGLVDGAAQFAQAGVQSVAGSRWARGAGRKVRGSYGYLTTTVGHGLLAIATVWPEVLVFRVTAWMGRGSRQPIKSAIVANATTRENQGIAFGLEQALDSLGAILGTITAVALVLWWGIGGFRTIFALSVVPGVVATVIILVIVKDRAAASSPAATARPRVGWTTFPPHFRRFLVAEAVFGLGYFSILLALLRVGENLLPSAGGSLSSVVVTSLLLYLLYNLIFTGLSYPAGQWADRRPGVALIALSFGLFALVDLCLAGPSSLLFGLLAFVFAGIQVGLQGVVESAWVARQVPAELAGPAYGWLGMVQGFTILVGSLIAGGLWTYVSATLAFEVSAAFSLAGAVLVLFARPSARGASSASSAT
- a CDS encoding methyltransferase domain-containing protein is translated as MPWEYTDDYYREYTRTTWNEAAAQYAAFMEHTAPFRAELVRQLAPAAGEAILDLGTGLGEPGLTIASAVGPRGRVLGVDLSERMIDLATQTARSRRIDNIGFRAMDCLDLDLDGGEFDATVSSFGFQIFTDPDRAAAETLRVLRPGGRIAVSVWSTGDRVPFLDAIVAPMLAHAEPDESGYLPTPYETGGPGEMVELLHRAGFRDGHERRVQRTLRFSDPGNYLDVVLKGTPLGHSLSEESPEVQADVLKATRENLRRAQNDEGIELGAEVVLVTALK